The Solibacillus isronensis genome includes the window TCCTTTACAAAAGTGAAAAAGAGAAGCTCGTAAAGCACTGATCATCAGTTGCCTTACGAGCTTTTATTTATCCTAATAAAGAAGAAATTTCTTCTGTAGAACTTGGTTTGCTTACGAAGTATCCTTGGATGACCTCACAGCCGATGCTTGTCAGGATCTGCATTTGTTCTTCTGTTTCCACACCTTCCGCAACAACCGTCAAATTCATTGATTTTCCTAGCTGTACCATACCGTTTACGAGCTGCTGGTTTTTTTCTGATTTCAGCGAGCGAATAAATGTCTGGTCAATTTTTAAAATTGAAATTGGCAGAAGTTGCATGTAACGGAACGAGCCGTAACCTGTACCGAAATCGTCTAGCGCAAAGACGATGCCTTCATTTTCAAGTGTCCGCATTTGCTTAATAATTCCTGTTTCAGCTTCAGCTTCCAATGCAAACTTTTCGGTAATTTCGATTTGCAGTAAATTTGCCGGACATCCAGTACGTTCAAGTGTTTCCAAAATGGACTTGGCCATATTTTTATCACGGAACTCGCGCACGGAAGAGTTGATGCTAACTTTGATCGCATGGCCCGCATTTTTCCATAGGACCGCTTGTTCACATGCTTTTTCCAGCATAAACGAACCGATATTATTAATGAGACCTGTCTCTTCCGCGATAGGAATCAGTTCATCAGGTGATACAGCGCCGATTTCTTCATCATCCCAACGGACTAATGCCTCGACAGCTGTGATTTTACCGCTTCTTAAATCAAGTTGAGGCTGGTAGAGAACATGCAGGTTTTTCTGATCTAATGCAAGCAGTAATCGCTTTTCAACAATTGATCTGCGGTTTAACGCAGCATGTGAAGATTTTGATAATGAGACGATGCTGTCACCGCCCGCACTGCGTACAGAAGCGATCGTAGCCAATGATGCCTTCATTAATTGAGAGAATGTCATTTGATCTTCCGGGAAGCGTGTAATACCGCCGCTTAATGAAAGTGGGACTGCTACGTTACCGCTGTAGATTGGATTTTGCTGTAAATAATTCAGGAAACCTTGTGTAAACCATTCTGGTAATGGTGTAATTACGACAAATTCACTTTCATTAATACGAGCCATCGTACTATCTTGGAAATACATTTTCATGCGTTTTGTAAATTCTAAGATAAGGGAATTTCCGGCTACGCCATCATGTAAATCCTTAATTGTGTAAAACTTATCAATACTTAAGTAAACGAATGAAAAATGACGCTGTTCTTCAATCATTTCTCCGATAATTTGTTCCAGGCGGTGGACATTCATCATTCCTGTTTCTGTATCGATATATGCGATTTTCTCCAGTTGGAACTGAATCTTTTTCTCTTTTGTAATATTCCGTTCAATCAGCAAATACTCGTTCTTTTCAAATGTTTGGCCCATCATCGGAATCGCCGTTAAATGTACCCAGTAAAGCTGCTCATCCTTTGTCAATTTCTCAACTTCACCTTGCCAAACTTGCCCGTTTTGCAAGGTTTTCCAAATTTCAAGGACAGCTTTTTCAGATTCAGGATTCTGCGGGAATAATTGCCACAATGTTTTCCCGATGACCCGTTTTGGTGTCCAGCGGCTTGCTGTTAAAAATGGCTGATTTGTTTGAGTAATAAAGCCGTCCTGGTCAAGTGTAACGGTCATGAATGATTGGTGGATCCCGTTTTTAAGGTCGACTAAATGCTGCTGTTCTTCATCCATTAAACGAACTTCTTCATTTGGAATACAAAGAACAGAGATCGCTTGCTCATTTGCAAAGACAGTCGGCTTCGTATAAAGTGTGCAAGTTTTGGAAGATTGACCTTTCAGTGAAAGAGGAATGTTGTACAAACATAACGCTACTGAACTTGTTAAAATTGATTCAATGACATCGTCACCTACTTCTGAAAATAGCGTGTCGTGTATGGACTTTCCGATTAGTTCTTTTGTCTCTTGTGTTGGGTAGTCTAATTGACGGAGATTTCCATGAACGAGTGTACCATTAGGTAAAAGTACAAAAGAAGGAAAAGGGGTATCTAGTAGTGGCTCAGTACTAGTAGAATAGATTTGTTCTTTTGTCATAAGTTAAGTCTCCTTAATTAATTAATTCATATTGCAATTATAATTAAATAACATCGTTTAGTCATTTAAGATGAATTTTTATTTGTAAAAAATAATCATGCATAGGATTATTATACCTTATTATTGGGTAATAAGTAGTTAAATTTATGCACCTTTACTAGAAAAATTGTATCATGAAGTTGTTTTGTTTTTAATGAAAATATTATTTATGGAAAGATAAATTTGAATGGATTCGTGCGCGAGTATTGCGTTACTTCGATAGCTTTACTAAAATAAAGAAATTATAGTAGTTAGAATTGGAGTAGAAAGAATGAATTTATCGGCAATAACAGTGTCGTTTCCTTTAGATGAAGAAACATATGAAGAAGTACAGAAATTATGTAAAACAGCGGCCGTTTGTGATGGCGTACTATTAAATCAAGTCATGAATTTACCGATAGCGAAAAGCTATGAAATACGGGGATTTTATGTACTTGTATATGATGATGAAAAGAATTTGCTGGTCGGTGCGGGTACTGCAGTCGATTTGATGGGATTAAATACGTATGAATGGTCGATGATCGTTGCACCAATGTATCGTCAACTTGGAATTGGTACGGCGATATTGAACGTGCTAAAAGAAGGATTGGGGATGCGTGGAAGTGAAGGGGAGCTTGCATTAATCGTGGAAGGCTCGCATTACGGCAAAGAATTTCTTCAAAAGAACGGGTATTTATACAGCTTTTCTGAAGCAACATTGGAAGCCCGTGCAGAAGTTCTGCAAAAAGAGGGACCTGTTACTTTACGCCCGTTTATGCAAAAGGACACGGAAGCACTTGTCTCGGTTTTCAGTGATGCTTTTGGCGATATTCGTGAAGAGTCATTGGAACTGATCGAGTTTAATACAACGACTGAAGGCCTAGTAATGTGGACCGCCGAAATTGATGGTGAAGTCGTAGGCACAGTGACGACCCGCAAAGAAGGAGAAGTACAGTGGATTACAGCATTTGCAGTTTCTCCGAAGAGACAACGCCAAGGGATCGGCACGCAAATATTAAATTTAGTGAAAGATTATGCGCT containing:
- a CDS encoding sensor domain-containing protein, with protein sequence MTKEQIYSTSTEPLLDTPFPSFVLLPNGTLVHGNLRQLDYPTQETKELIGKSIHDTLFSEVGDDVIESILTSSVALCLYNIPLSLKGQSSKTCTLYTKPTVFANEQAISVLCIPNEEVRLMDEEQQHLVDLKNGIHQSFMTVTLDQDGFITQTNQPFLTASRWTPKRVIGKTLWQLFPQNPESEKAVLEIWKTLQNGQVWQGEVEKLTKDEQLYWVHLTAIPMMGQTFEKNEYLLIERNITKEKKIQFQLEKIAYIDTETGMMNVHRLEQIIGEMIEEQRHFSFVYLSIDKFYTIKDLHDGVAGNSLILEFTKRMKMYFQDSTMARINESEFVVITPLPEWFTQGFLNYLQQNPIYSGNVAVPLSLSGGITRFPEDQMTFSQLMKASLATIASVRSAGGDSIVSLSKSSHAALNRRSIVEKRLLLALDQKNLHVLYQPQLDLRSGKITAVEALVRWDDEEIGAVSPDELIPIAEETGLINNIGSFMLEKACEQAVLWKNAGHAIKVSINSSVREFRDKNMAKSILETLERTGCPANLLQIEITEKFALEAEAETGIIKQMRTLENEGIVFALDDFGTGYGSFRYMQLLPISILKIDQTFIRSLKSEKNQQLVNGMVQLGKSMNLTVVAEGVETEEQMQILTSIGCEVIQGYFVSKPSSTEEISSLLG
- a CDS encoding GNAT family N-acetyltransferase, which encodes MNLSAITVSFPLDEETYEEVQKLCKTAAVCDGVLLNQVMNLPIAKSYEIRGFYVLVYDDEKNLLVGAGTAVDLMGLNTYEWSMIVAPMYRQLGIGTAILNVLKEGLGMRGSEGELALIVEGSHYGKEFLQKNGYLYSFSEATLEARAEVLQKEGPVTLRPFMQKDTEALVSVFSDAFGDIREESLELIEFNTTTEGLVMWTAEIDGEVVGTVTTRKEGEVQWITAFAVSPKRQRQGIGTQILNLVKDYALRSGDKTILLDVEVENMAALHVYEKAGFMKSSQLDYYIYIGL